A segment of the Synergistaceae bacterium genome:
TTTCGCGAGGCTGACGCGGGTTATTAATTCGTTCGTTCATTGACATTTACCCCTTTTTGTATTATGACGCAATAATATTATCACACACGCGGGAAAATTCTTATTATGCCGCCTTTGCGATGACTTTTTGAGTCGTGCAAATTTTTCAAGCTCAGCCATTTATATTCGCCGTAAGTGATAGTTAAGACTCTGATGTCATTATCGATAATTTCATAGCCGGCCAAGTTGAACCAGTGCCAGAAAAAGTCTTCAAGCGTTTTATCATGGTGATTCAGCAGCAAAAAAGGTACGGGGAAATTATTATTTATCTGGGTAATTATTGCGCGCGAAAAATTTTCGTAGTCTACACCGCCGGAAAGCCCTTCGAGTGTCAAGAAATTATTATTAACGTCGTGAAAATAGTCATAGAGTCCGCAAATGTAAGTCTCTAAGAAATCAATACCATGATAGCGGGGCGTTAAATAAGGCTTCATGACCTTTGCGAAATTAATAAAGTCCATGCGTGATAAATTTTTTGAGTGATTCGCGTATAAATTGCTGAATTTTTCTTGTTGACTCAAGTAAATGCACACGTCGCACGCAGTAACAGCAGCACAGCCTCCCATATTCATATCCCATTCTGGGAGCCAGTCTTGATTGCCGCCGGGGGTGCCTTCTATTGTGAAATAGTTTAAAACTTTTCTTGATTTCAATGTAATTATTACGCCTCCGATAAAAATTTTACATATTATATAGCAAAACTTGATGATTATAATTTTTTGTGTTGATGGATAAGAGTGAAAAAATTTTAGCAGATTCTATAAAACATTTTCGGCAAACTATGACATATTAAATTTGTTGTATATGTGCGGCCCTTTTTTATCGCGCTCTATATCATGTGAAGCACAAAAAATCCCTCCTGCATTAATTCACAGAAGGGAGTAAAACTTAATAATTAACCGAAATTTTCTCCGCCCGGGAGTCTTTTTCTTATCGTGATATATAGTGCCTTAAAGAGTCCTATTTTGCGAACGCGATAGTAATAACGCATAAAGCGCCAGAATAATCCCGGTTTCTTGCGAATTAAAGCATTATAATAATAACGATTCATGTTAGGACAATATTTATCTACAACTTTTATAACAATATCCGGCTTTCTGTCATACTGGTGAACGACCGCAGCAATTTCGCCTTTACCGTTGAGAACGTTATCATTTGAGTCAAGTTTTATATTTTCGCGCTCAGATAGTCCTATTGTCATGACTGGGCCGTCTTGGTTGGTGCTGGTTACAAGAATGTCATTAAATAATTTCTCGTGGTATACGAACCAATTAGCTGTCGGCTGATCTGATATTTCGTAATAATTATATTTATCGGACTTGAGATTTTCTGACATTGTCTCCGAAAAGTTAAAGAATTCTTCAGACGTTCCCCAAAGAGTTCCCATACATATCACGCGCTCGTTTTTTATAGGTTCGTGGTCTGCTTCACCGAATCTGCGTACAAACCACCATTTATTACAAGGCTCGGATAAAGTAACGTCTTCAAGCGCAACACCTAGAAATTTTTTATGTCTCTGATAGAATTTAAACATGTCCGACTGAAAAAATAAGTCCCTTACATCAGCCGTAAAAATCATATCATAATCTTTTTGTTTATCGCGCAGAAAATCTGTATATAAATCCCACCTGTAATCAATTATACATTTTCCGTCATATTTTGGAGGGATCGGAAGTAATTTCACCCCGAAAGATTTAATTTTATTCAGCGTATATTCTGACATATGGGCAACAAACATAACGCACTCGCAATTTTCAAAGCCTGACTGCGCAAAAGACTCGAAGAACGGTTCAATTTCTTCCCATCTATATTTTATAATCGAGCCGATTACTAAATTTTTCTTCATGAGCTTATACCCCCGAAAAAGACTCAGAAGAATAAACGACTCCGAGCAAATTATTTAATTGTGTGTGTGAAAGACTTTGTGATAAGATTAAAACGTGTAATTTACCGATAACCGATAACCGATAACCGATTTTACTGACTAACATTTACCTTGTCAAGACCTTTCTTGCTGAATTTATCTGATTTCACAAGAATTATATCATGTGAAGCGCTAAAAAATTTTAATATGCACCAGTACCCCTGACAACGGCTCTAATAGTGCGCAGCAAAATTATAATATCAAGCCACACTGACCAGTTATGAATATAATACAAATCGTAAGTTATTCTCTCGTCATAATCTTTTACATCATTGCGGCCGCTGACCTGCCAGAAACCTGTCATACCGGGCTTAACGTGAAAAATTTGCTGTGCTGTCCTGTAACCGTAATATAATTTTATTTCTTTCTCGACGATTGGACGCGGGCCAGTTAGACTCATTTCTCCCCGTAAGACATTAAAAATTTGCGGTAGTTCATCAAGACTCGTGCGGCGTAAAAATTTCCCGAAACTTGTAATTCTCGGATCGTGCTTGAACTTGAACGCCTGCTGAAACTCTGCGCGCAATTTCTCATCTTTCATCATTTCCTGCAAAATTTGTTCTGCATTCGGTACCATAGTGCGAAATTTGTAGAGATAGAACGGCTTTAAATTCTGTCCGACTCTCTTATGCTTGAATAAGGCTTTTCCCCCGTCATCGTGTCTAATCTTCCACGCAATAATTAACATGAACGGCAACAATAGAGTCAGTGCCGCAAAGCCTCCGATATAGTCAAAAATATTTTTCACAAAGCGATTCACGGGATTTAGCAGACCTTGTGAAGCTGATATAATCGGCAGCCCGTCAATAGTGCGAATTTCTGCCGAGTAAGTCGTAAGCATATACATATCTGGAATATATAGAACGCTGTTAATATTTTCTTCTACAATGTTGAGAATGTCAGCGAGAGTTTTTCTTGATGCTGTAGGAATTGCGATTATTGCCTCGTCTGCGTTAATTTGCGATTGGATATGCTCGAAATCTTTTAATTTTCCCAGCACAGGAACGCCCGCAATTAATTCATCACATTTTGACTCGTCATCGTCAAGAAATCCCAGAACTTTACGAGTCGTGAATGGCGATAAATTTATATTCTGCGCAAAAATTTCACCCGCACCGCCTGCACCTAGAATGATTACGCCCGTTGAGAGCAACCCCAGAGAGAACAAAACGCGCCTGAAAATGTATCTGACTGCAAGACTCACGGGAATAAAAATTGCGATCCCAAACGTTAATGCAAACAATGACATTTTTATTTTGCTGGTGTAGAGAAACAAGACGCTGACAAGAAATATAGACAATCCCGAACGCAAAGCAGCTTTTATTTCGTCCCATAATGTCCAGAGCCTGAAGAAATATAGTGACTCAAACAAAAAAAACGCCGTCATTGTCCCCGTTAAGAAGGCTTTTACTTCAAATGAAATATTTATCTTCATGAACGAGAACACGAGATTATATAAACATATATCAATAATTATCTGCACTACTGAAAATATTCCTCTCATTAAAGAATAATTCAGGCGATGTGCGTTATAGACAGTCATTAAATTTTGTCAAGCTCCTTTCTTGCTGATTATATCATGAGGGCCGATTGACTATAAATTTTTTTTTACACTGCATAGACGATGAAATTATCGCATTAAAAAATTTTTTCTCTCGTAAATAATTATGAGCACTGAAAAATTTTAAACTTTTTGTATTAGTAAAAGTATTAGTAATATTTTTATCTTGAGGGAAAAATCATTTGCAGAGAATTTCATATTTTGTTCATTATATAACAAATGCACTTAAATGGCTGCAAAAATTTCAATACATTATATTTGGCGGGTTGGTGGGAACTACTTATTTTGTGTGTCTTGACGTATTTTTTGAATATCGCGTTGTTATATCTCGCCGACAAATGTATTTCTACTGTGATCATAATTTGATTACGATAGTTTCTCTTAGGTGTGATTACTATTTTTTCGAGTGCTTTCAATACATGATTTATATAATATCCGAATATATGCCTTGAATTATTTGGTGAACTTGTGAGCTGTCTGCTATAGTTTCACTCGTAATAATAATTTTCACCGGCATACCAAATGAATCTGTTGAGCCTCCTTTTATTCATCATAATTCATTCAAGTTAGTGTCTTGCTTAACAATATCAAAAAGTTTTGCCCAATTTCCATATTCCGTTTCTACATGGCGCACAAGTTTGTAATATTCAGATTACTGCATTTATAAACTTGCGATTATCTTTCGCCGGCCGACTCTGTGTACCTGCTTTAATATAGTTAAGTAAGATTCTATTATTTTCCATGCCCGGTTTAAATATCATGCCTATGTAATGTATTATTTTGTGCCTGCTTCAATGATTTAGTTTTATTTGTCCGCATCATTTAGCACAAGGATATGAAAGAAGTCTTTCGGAAACGTGCATTTATAACTACGGGCGGGAAAAAACGAGCCGCACACATACAACAAATTTTTGTAAATATATAAGCTCAACAAAAATATTTTGTCATAGTTTTCCGAAAATGTTTTATCTTGTCGCTAACAATGGACTATTCTATTCGGGGCTGACAGAGTTTTTGTAAAATGAAAATTAATTACACAAAAATATAACCCTCCCAAGATTCTTTGCTTGAAGCATGATTTAACGTATATAATTACGCAAAAATTTATGTAGGAGAGATAAATTTATTCATGATGTCGATATTTGTTATAGTACCTCTTACGGTTTGCATATACGAAATATTGAGTCTTATATTGCCGCTGAAAATTTCTTTATCGTCAAAAATTGTCTGTGCTGTTATGTTATTGGCCGGACTTGGAAAAATTTTTCTTTACCGCAGGACCAGTGCCGGATTTGATTTATACGAGCTTCCATACGCGTTAAATTTAATTATCTCGTTGATATTTAATTTCATAGTAATTGCGTTATTTCTAGCTCTTGTCAAGGATATAATATTTATCGTGTGCAGGTTTATAATCAGGTGCAATTTTCCGGCTCATCACATTTCATTATTTGTGCTTTCGATTGGGATATGCGCGACACTTTTCGGGACATATGAAGGCTTGCGGGTACCTGATGTAAATATTCATGAGGTGAAAATTAAGAATCTCGGTAAAGATTTAGACGGACTCAAAATTGCAATGTTAGTAGACATTCACGCCGACCAGTTAAGCAATAAAAATTTTGTCAGCGCAGTAGTTAGCAAAACAAACGCTCTTAACCCTGATTTGATATTAATTCCGGGTGATTTTGTTGACGGCCAAGTAGAGTCAAGAAGTGCGGACGTTGCACCATTAAAAAATTTGCGCGCGA
Coding sequences within it:
- a CDS encoding sugar transferase is translated as MTVYNAHRLNYSLMRGIFSVVQIIIDICLYNLVFSFMKINISFEVKAFLTGTMTAFFLFESLYFFRLWTLWDEIKAALRSGLSIFLVSVLFLYTSKIKMSLFALTFGIAIFIPVSLAVRYIFRRVLFSLGLLSTGVIILGAGGAGEIFAQNINLSPFTTRKVLGFLDDDESKCDELIAGVPVLGKLKDFEHIQSQINADEAIIAIPTASRKTLADILNIVEENINSVLYIPDMYMLTTYSAEIRTIDGLPIISASQGLLNPVNRFVKNIFDYIGGFAALTLLLPFMLIIAWKIRHDDGGKALFKHKRVGQNLKPFYLYKFRTMVPNAEQILQEMMKDEKLRAEFQQAFKFKHDPRITSFGKFLRRTSLDELPQIFNVLRGEMSLTGPRPIVEKEIKLYYGYRTAQQIFHVKPGMTGFWQVSGRNDVKDYDERITYDLYYIHNWSVWLDIIILLRTIRAVVRGTGAY
- a CDS encoding metallophosphoesterase, producing the protein MMSIFVIVPLTVCIYEILSLILPLKISLSSKIVCAVMLLAGLGKIFLYRRTSAGFDLYELPYALNLIISLIFNFIVIALFLALVKDIIFIVCRFIIRCNFPAHHISLFVLSIGICATLFGTYEGLRVPDVNIHEVKIKNLGKDLDGLKIAMLVDIHADQLSNKNFVSAVVSKTNALNPDLILIPGDFVDGQVESRSADVAPLKNLRAKFGVYATTGNHEYYFNLSGWLEELKSLGIKFLENQHIIITSGDSKLILAGVPDQTSGNHNVSQALQNIPENSPIILMDHRPSEARENAKFNIDLQLSGHTHGGQMPGLKYLVARANKGFARGWYKVENMSLYVSPGTSQWNGFSVRLLDPSEITLFILRSDL